Part of the Penicillium digitatum chromosome 4, complete sequence genome is shown below.
CCTCGAGTTCCCTCGTCACAAGGATCCCCAAGCCCCAGGCCCTCCATATGCCTCTCCATCGGAAGCGTACGTGGCACACCTGAGCCACCCCGGCGAAGAGATTCCCTACGACGCCAAAGGCGTCGTCAAGCACGAACCTCTACGGGCACCGAGCAACGACGGCCTGGAAAGAGTGGCGTATTGGAAGCCCGAGCGCACACACGAGGTAGGCCAGGGCGAGAACGGGGTGATCCACGACCGAGTCTCGATCTGGCGTCATCGTGACTAAAGCCGCCGAAAAGCTTAAAAGCACTTCGTAAAAATCACCAAGACAAAAACAGGTCTTCAATTGCACAGTCAGGCCTCTACTGGAAAAGCCAAGGCAAAATGGGATCACGTGAACTGAGTAGCTTAGGACTTCTTCACAAGGGCATTGTAGTGTTCGCCGAGTCCGTAGGTGTGGCGGTAGTACGCAAGCCAGATAACGCGTTTGcgcttctcttcctcatcGAAGCTGTCGCTGTCACCGGACTCGATCTTCTCCATTCGCCCATCTTTCTGTACAACGTTGATTTCCACACCGTATGCTCGGGCAATCGCCTGAAGCTCCAACTGCCCTCCCCACTCGGCAGTCAATTTGATCTTCCGAGTGTATGACTCGAGGGGCTCTTCCATGAACGCCTCGAAGTCCTCTTTATGTTCCATGATGAAGTCCGCCGTGACAGCTCGGACAGCTCTGTAGCCATCGTGTTGTGGGGAGGCGACTGTGTCGATGCGTGATTGTGTCGCGGGCTGGAGGACCATTCGGCCTGGGTCCGGCCGCAAGCCGAGCCCGGACTCGTCGAGTTGTTTGGCGACTGCTGAGTAGAGGCAGTGTCCATCCGGAGTCACTTCGATTTCCTTCAGCCCCAGCTTCTTGAATACAGCGTCCATGACCTCCTGTTCATTGCCTCTGTAGTTTATTTGCGTTGCGGCTTCTTCTGCTGCGGCAGCTGACTGGGCGGCTTGCTCAGCTGCACGCCGTGCGAGACGGGCTTTTTGGCGATTGGGCTTTCTTGGATTTGTTGCAGAGGAAGGCTCTGGGGTGGGCTCGGCCGTTGGTTCTGCTTTTTGTGACTCATCGGCGGGTTTGTCGTGTTTCGAGTCTTCGTCATCTGCCGGTTCATCATCTTCTAGACTGAGATCCTCGAGCTCTTCAGTCGGATCTCCATTTAAATGTGCAATCTCGGCCTGCTGTTTCTCTGACAGATCGCGCTGCATTTGCTCGCATTCATCGTTGACTCCTTTGCGAGTTTTCTTGGTGGcggactttttcttttgcgtGATCCGCCCTTGAAGATCTTTTTGCTCTTTGCGGTGTTTTGATAGAAGTTCTTCCATTGTCGGATAGCGAAAGGACAGAAAATCAACAAATCTATTGCAATGGGGGTATATGCTATGAACGAAAACAGGCAAAACACCTCGACCAGAGACCCCGCGAAACCCTGACGATGAAGCCCTAAGTTCTGCCCCAAAGAAGACTAGCGCAAGAATCTCGGTGTAAATCTATTCCCGTTCCGCGTGCCTCGGCTGGTTTCAAGTGATCTCGGTCTCGGGCATGGGGTGGATGTAACGAGGGGGAGCTACAAATTCCAATGTAACAAAAGTAGCCTcttgactttgatcttcttcatgcCTTAAGTCTAAATTACAACCTCACAATGGATTCCGCAAGTCTTTTCAACGTCAAGGTTAGATCGCCACATACTCTactttcccccccccaaccATTCTAACAGGCTGCAGGACAAGGTGGTGCTAGTCACTGGTGGAGCCAAGGGCATCGGCCGCATGATCTCCGAGGGCTATGTAACAAACGGTGCCACCGTCTACATCTCATCTCGTGATGCAAAGGCATGCGAACAGGCAGCCAAGGAGCTCAATGCCCTAGGCAAAGGCAAAGCCTACGCCATTCCGGCAAATTTTTATAAGCTTGAGGACGTGAAGAAGCTGGCCGAGGAGCTGGGCAAGCGCGAAGACAGTAAGACACCACGTACAATGGACAATAGTATCATTCTTAACAACATGCCCCTT
Proteins encoded:
- a CDS encoding Ovarian tumor, otubain, with the translated sequence MEELLSKHRKEQKDLQGRITQKKKSATKKTRKGVNDECEQMQRDLSEKQQAEIAHLNGDPTEELEDLSLEDDEPADDEDSKHDKPADESQKAEPTAEPTPEPSSATNPRKPNRQKARLARRAAEQAAQSAAAAEEAATQINYRGNEQEVMDAVFKKLGLKEIEVTPDGHCLYSAVAKQLDESGLGLRPDPGRMVLQPATQSRIDTVASPQHDGYRAVRAVTADFIMEHKEDFEAFMEEPLESYTRKIKLTAEWGGQLELQAIARAYGVEINVVQKDGRMEKIESGDSDSFDEEEKRKRVIWLAYYRHTYGLGEHYNALVKKS